A window of Pyrobaculum aerophilum str. IM2 contains these coding sequences:
- a CDS encoding EVE domain-containing protein, with translation MPEYWLTMLDEENFKYTVERGIYGLPESASGLAQLIKPGHRLVAYVMKKGCRELCQSFAAVLEIAGEWRK, from the coding sequence ATGCCGGAGTACTGGCTCACCATGTTAGACGAGGAGAACTTCAAGTACACGGTGGAGAGGGGCATTTACGGCCTGCCCGAGAGCGCCAGCGGATTGGCCCAGTTGATAAAGCCCGGCCATAGGCTGGTGGCCTACGTAATGAAAAAGGGGTGTAGAGAGCTGTGCCAGTCCTTCGCCGCAGTGCTTGAGATCGCTGGCGAGTGGCGCAAATAG
- a CDS encoding PaRep2a protein, translating into MLIGEYSLRRAFWWEWRGKPILCFVADLRAICKVGDKIAFYVFDTPDGVYLKPEIKLVDDCIKVIHRCGDS; encoded by the coding sequence CTGCTAATCGGCGAGTACTCCCTCAGGCGCGCCTTTTGGTGGGAGTGGCGGGGTAAGCCGATATTGTGTTTCGTGGCCGACTTGAGAGCAATTTGCAAAGTGGGCGACAAAATTGCGTTTTACGTATTCGATACGCCCGACGGCGTCTACCTAAAGCCGGAGATAAAGCTAGTAGACGACTGTATTAAAGTGATCCACAGGTGCGGCGACAGTTAA
- a CDS encoding PaRep2b protein, which produces MLSVLDLKLGNACGNVVTKIHYRLPIHINVATRLSASLIGLKTVEAPSDEEIYKAAIRGPSAVSRMRFTMAEDYVYRNITVERGPLDASGSYRPRCGSEVRVREGRSARGSVSWKGLPSAHYRRI; this is translated from the coding sequence ATGTTGTCCGTATTGGATCTCAAGCTGGGAAATGCCTGTGGTAATGTTGTAACTAAGATTCATTACAGATTGCCAATTCATATCAACGTGGCAACGCGCCTCTCGGCCAGCCTCATCGGGCTTAAAACAGTAGAGGCGCCGTCCGACGAAGAGATTTACAAGGCGGCGATACGCGGACCCTCCGCTGTTTCCCGCATGCGCTTTACAATGGCCGAGGACTACGTCTACAGAAACATCACCGTGGAGAGGGGGCCGCTGGACGCTAGTGGAAGCTATCGCCCGCGTTGTGGATCTGAGGTACGAGTTCGTGAAGGGAGATCAGCCCGTGGATCAGTGAGCTGGAAAGGACTGCCGTCCGCGCATTATCGTAGAATATGA